The proteins below are encoded in one region of Xenopus laevis strain J_2021 chromosome 8L, Xenopus_laevis_v10.1, whole genome shotgun sequence:
- the tgfb1.L gene encoding transforming growth factor beta-1 proprotein precursor: MEVLWMLLVLLVLHLSSLAMSLSTCKAVDMEEVRKRRIEAIRGQILSKLKLDKTPDVDSEKMTVPSEAIFLYNSTLEVIREKATREEEHVGHDQNIQDYYAKQVYRFESITELEDHEFKFKFNASHVRENVGMNSLLHHAELRMYKKQTDKNMDQRMELFWKYQENGTTHSRYLESKYITPVTDDEWMSFDVTKTVNEWLKRAEENEQFGLQPACKCPTPQAKDIDIEGFPALRGDLASLSSKENTKPYLMITSMPAERIDTVTSSRKKRGVGQEYCFGNNGPNCCVKPLYINFRKDLGWKWIHEPKGYEANYCLGNCPYIWSMDTQYSKVLSLYNQNNPGASISPCCVPDVLEPLPIIYYVGRTAKVEQLSNMVVRSCNCS, encoded by the exons ATGGAGGTTCTGTGGATGCTGCTGGTGCTATTGGTCCTGCATCTTTCCAGTTTAGCTATGTCCTTGTCTACCTGTAAGGCTGTGGATATGGAAGAAGTCAGGAAGAGGAGAATTGAAGCCATCAGGGGCCAAATTCTCAGCAAGCTAAAACTGGACAAAACACCAGATGTAGACAGCGAGAAGATGACAGTGCCCAGTGAAGCCATCTTCCTTTACAATAGCACCTTGGAGGTGATCAGAGAAAAAGCAACCAGAGAAGAAGAACATGTAGGGCATGATCAGAACATACAGGACTATTATGCAAAACAAGTTTACCGATTTGAAAGCATAACCG AACTGGAAGACCATGAATTTAAGTTTAAATTTAATGCTTCGCATGTGAGAGAGAATGTAGGTATGAACTCTCTTCTGCACCATGCTGAGCTGCGCATGTACAAGAAGCAGACAGATAAAAACATGGATCAAAGGATGGAGCTATTCTGGAAATACCAG GAAAATGGGACCACTCACTCAAGATACCTGGAGAGCAAGTACATTACTCCAGTAACAGATGATGAGTGGATGTCATTTGATGTTACAAAGACTGTGAATGAATGGCTGAAACGTGCAG AGGAAAATGAACAATTCGGGTTGCAGCCTGCCTGCAAATGTCCCACCCCACAGGCCAAAGATATAGACATAGAAG GATTTCCTGCTTTACGTGGAGACTTGGCGAGTTTGAGTTCCAAAGAAAACACGAAACCCTACCTGATGATCACTTCGATGCCAGCTGAGCGTATTGACACAGTTACAAGCTCACGGAAAAAGCGAGGGGTTGGACAGGAGTATTGCTTTGG GAACAATGGGCCAAACTGCTGTGTGAAACCTCTTTACATAAATTTTCGGAAGGATCTAGGCTGGAAGTGGATCCATGAGCCTAAGGGATATGAAGCAAATTATTGTTTAGGAAATTGTCCTTACATCTGGAGCATGGATACTCAGTACAGCAAG GTGCTATCACTTTATAATCAGAACAATCCCGGTGCATCTATATCTCCCTGCTGTGTTCCTGATGTCTTGGAGCCACTGCCAATCATTTATTATGTTGGCCGCACTGCTAAAGTAGAGCAGCTCTCTAATATGGTGGTAAGGTCTTGCAACTGCAGCTGA